One stretch of Chryseobacterium fluminis DNA includes these proteins:
- a CDS encoding Cof-type HAD-IIB family hydrolase has protein sequence MEDIKLIVTDMDGTFLNSSHEVSPEFPEIYEELKRRNILFVPASGRQMLGITKYFGEIENEMAFIAENGGYVIYKNKELFADKLEQKHMNEIITAVRGISGAALVLSGKKKAYVETGNQDFIDYISQFYTSNERREDLTQAVDDSIFKVAVYHPEGSEKYVYPVLKEFEKYGLEIVVSGQYWLDVMNKNINKGNALEKLQKALDITPQQTMAFGDYMNDIEMLENSKYSYAMKNAHPSVKKAASFEACTNDNFGVLKIIKDYLNIR, from the coding sequence ATGGAAGATATTAAATTAATTGTAACTGATATGGACGGAACTTTTCTGAATTCTTCGCACGAAGTAAGTCCGGAATTTCCTGAAATTTATGAAGAACTGAAAAGAAGAAATATTTTATTTGTTCCTGCCAGTGGAAGGCAGATGCTGGGGATTACAAAATATTTTGGTGAAATAGAAAATGAAATGGCATTCATCGCTGAAAACGGCGGCTACGTCATTTATAAGAATAAAGAGCTGTTTGCCGATAAATTGGAACAGAAGCATATGAATGAAATCATTACGGCTGTCCGGGGTATTTCAGGAGCTGCCCTTGTGTTGTCAGGTAAAAAGAAGGCCTACGTGGAAACCGGTAATCAGGATTTTATCGATTATATCTCACAGTTTTATACCAGTAATGAAAGACGGGAAGATCTTACACAGGCTGTCGATGACAGTATATTCAAAGTTGCCGTTTACCATCCTGAAGGCTCCGAAAAATATGTATATCCGGTCCTGAAAGAATTTGAAAAATATGGTCTTGAGATTGTGGTATCCGGACAGTACTGGCTGGATGTTATGAATAAAAACATCAACAAAGGCAATGCTTTGGAAAAGTTACAGAAGGCCCTGGATATTACCCCTCAGCAGACCATGGCTTTTGGAGATTATATGAATGATATTGAGATGCTGGAAAACTCCAAATATTCATACGCCATGAAAAATGCACATCCGTCTGTAAAGAAGGCGGCAAGCTTCGAAGCTTGTACCAATGATAATTTCGGGGTACTGAAAATTATTAAGGATTACTTAAATATCAGATGA
- a CDS encoding pectate lyase family protein has translation MKINIKMMLSTAVFSAALALSGCSSEDLKTEIAGSSTDAGNEAAGDIIPLGNCLAPGWASQNGGTTGGGTSAETTVTTYIQLKAALENTAVKVIKISGTITITTRLSLQDQTGKTVYGASGAKLVSTDQTASGSGIINIKRCNNIIIRNLIFEGPGAYDTDGWDNAILDDCRNVWIDHCEFRDGVDGNFDIKNKSDYITVSYTKFHYLKTPKPGGSGGTDDHRFSNLIGSSDGATADAGKLNVTFVRCWWAPGCRERMPRVRFGKIHILNSYFNSTVSNKCIAAGVQANILVDRNVFENVKEPVNLMSGYTAVTVTGNSFINTTGNTSGSGTAFTPPYSIPALSVSSVKADVTANAGATLGGNICNTL, from the coding sequence ATGAAAATCAACATTAAAATGATGCTGTCTACAGCAGTATTCAGCGCAGCATTAGCCTTATCAGGCTGCAGCTCCGAAGATTTAAAAACTGAGATAGCCGGATCTTCCACAGATGCAGGCAATGAAGCTGCCGGAGATATTATTCCCCTGGGCAATTGTCTCGCACCGGGCTGGGCTTCACAGAATGGCGGGACTACAGGAGGCGGAACTTCTGCAGAAACTACGGTTACCACGTACATCCAACTGAAAGCAGCACTTGAAAATACTGCTGTAAAGGTCATTAAAATATCCGGGACCATTACGATTACCACCCGACTCAGTCTGCAGGACCAGACAGGAAAAACCGTGTATGGAGCGAGTGGCGCCAAACTGGTTTCTACGGATCAGACCGCAAGTGGATCGGGAATTATTAATATCAAAAGATGCAATAACATCATTATCAGGAACCTGATTTTTGAAGGCCCGGGTGCGTATGATACGGACGGTTGGGATAACGCCATCCTCGATGACTGCAGAAATGTATGGATCGACCATTGTGAATTCAGGGATGGTGTTGACGGAAATTTTGACATTAAAAACAAGTCTGATTACATCACCGTGTCCTATACAAAATTCCACTACTTAAAAACGCCAAAACCCGGCGGATCGGGTGGAACGGATGACCATAGATTCTCCAATCTTATCGGCTCCAGCGACGGAGCTACTGCTGACGCCGGAAAATTAAATGTAACCTTTGTCCGTTGCTGGTGGGCACCGGGCTGCAGAGAACGTATGCCAAGGGTAAGATTTGGAAAAATTCATATCCTAAACAGCTATTTTAACAGCACTGTAAGCAATAAATGTATTGCTGCCGGAGTTCAGGCTAATATTCTTGTTGACAGAAATGTTTTTGAAAATGTAAAAGAGCCGGTAAACTTAATGAGCGGATATACTGCCGTTACCGTTACAGGGAACAGTTTTATCAATACCACCGGAAATACTTCAGGAAGCGGCACTGCTTTCACCCCGCCTTATTCAATTCCTGCGCTGTCTGTATCTTCTGTAAAGGCAGATGTCACGGCAAATGCAGGAGCAACCCTGGGAGGGAATATCTGTAATACCTTATAA
- a CDS encoding Na+/H+ antiporter, protein MIENFPFYLSLIVAIILLIMLADKIKVAYPVLLVLAGLLISFIPGIPVVRIDPELIFIIFLPPLLYEAAWAISWKELWKWRRIVGSFAFVVVFLTAVSVAVVANYFIPGFSLALGFLLGGIVSPPDAVSANAILKFVKVPKSMSSILEGESLLNDASSLIIFRFAMIAVATGQFIWYEAAFSFSWMVIGGVGIGLLIGWLFMKGQKYLPTDANMDTILTIVAPYVMYMAAEGVHSSGVLAVVSGGLLLSNNRHSFLSTSSRIRGVNVWESLTFVLNGLVFVLIGLDLPEITSGLEGVSLSSAIGYGLLVTAVLIVVRILSAYGAVLVTLIARNYIPVADSRNPGFKAPLVIGWTGMRGVVSLAAALSIPTQIYAGGPAFPQRNLILFITFIVILTTLLVQGLTLPYLIKKINISSFDDHIPDDKVNELLKREMAKFTLGHIADNYEEVFRKSPFLQQVHEKWRGKTGATEDIRISKEIRKVYLEILNEQRRWLIAKNSEKNHHYDEHTIRKHLLQIDLEEERIRLMH, encoded by the coding sequence ATGATTGAAAATTTTCCTTTCTACTTATCACTCATTGTTGCCATTATCCTGCTCATCATGCTGGCTGATAAAATTAAGGTGGCATATCCGGTCTTGCTTGTACTGGCAGGATTACTGATAAGTTTTATTCCCGGAATTCCTGTCGTCCGGATAGACCCGGAGCTTATTTTTATCATATTTCTGCCGCCTTTACTCTATGAAGCCGCCTGGGCGATCTCATGGAAAGAGTTGTGGAAGTGGCGGCGTATTGTAGGAAGTTTTGCTTTTGTGGTCGTCTTTCTCACAGCGGTTTCCGTAGCTGTGGTAGCCAATTATTTTATCCCCGGATTTTCTCTTGCGCTCGGGTTTCTGTTAGGCGGTATCGTTTCTCCTCCGGATGCGGTAAGCGCAAACGCCATTTTAAAGTTTGTGAAAGTTCCCAAAAGCATGTCTTCCATTTTGGAGGGAGAAAGTTTGTTAAATGATGCATCCTCTCTGATTATTTTCAGATTTGCCATGATTGCAGTGGCTACCGGACAGTTTATCTGGTATGAAGCGGCATTTAGTTTTTCATGGATGGTCATCGGCGGAGTCGGGATTGGCCTTCTGATAGGATGGCTGTTTATGAAAGGTCAGAAATATCTTCCTACAGATGCCAATATGGATACCATCCTGACCATTGTGGCCCCGTATGTCATGTATATGGCTGCGGAAGGAGTACACAGTTCCGGAGTTTTAGCGGTAGTAAGCGGAGGTTTGCTATTGTCGAATAACAGGCATTCATTTTTAAGTACTTCCTCACGCATACGCGGAGTGAATGTCTGGGAAAGCCTCACTTTTGTACTGAATGGTCTGGTGTTCGTACTCATCGGTCTTGATCTTCCCGAAATTACTTCGGGTTTAGAGGGCGTGAGCCTTTCTTCTGCCATCGGATACGGATTGCTGGTAACGGCAGTTTTAATTGTTGTCAGAATTTTATCTGCTTACGGCGCAGTACTTGTCACTCTTATCGCCCGGAATTATATTCCTGTTGCGGATAGCAGAAATCCCGGATTTAAAGCACCACTTGTCATTGGCTGGACCGGAATGCGAGGGGTAGTTTCTCTGGCGGCAGCCCTATCTATTCCCACACAGATTTATGCAGGAGGTCCCGCTTTTCCTCAGCGAAACCTGATTTTATTCATCACTTTTATTGTGATCCTGACTACTCTGCTGGTGCAGGGACTGACGCTTCCTTACTTAATTAAAAAAATAAATATATCCTCTTTTGATGATCATATTCCTGATGACAAAGTGAATGAACTGCTGAAAAGAGAAATGGCGAAATTCACGCTCGGACACATCGCAGATAATTATGAAGAAGTATTCCGGAAAAGTCCTTTTCTTCAGCAGGTTCATGAAAAATGGCGGGGAAAGACAGGAGCAACTGAAGATATCAGGATATCTAAGGAGATCAGGAAGGTTTATCTTGAGATTTTAAATGAGCAGCGACGGTGGCTTATCGCGAAGAACAGTGAGAAAAACCACCACTATGATGAGCATACCATCCGGAAACATCTGTTGCAGATTGACCTGGAAGAAGAACGAATACGGCTGATGCATTAA
- a CDS encoding DUF1349 domain-containing protein produces MKRIILSCFLFFLTQNAFAQTLEKMIWFNEPEKWEIKNSRISMAVTPQSDYWRISHYGFTVDDAPFYYTTYGGEFEAKVKISGDYKARFDQAGLMLRIDKENYIKAGIEFVDGKYNLSTVVTHTTSDWSVITLDKTPPAVWIKAVRRLDAVELFYSFDDKNYVMMRNAHLQDNSPVMVGLMAACPDGKGFTAAFEHFKVKHLPDERRLKWLETHQ; encoded by the coding sequence ATGAAAAGAATTATTTTAAGTTGTTTTCTCTTTTTCCTTACGCAAAACGCCTTTGCACAGACGCTGGAAAAAATGATATGGTTTAATGAACCCGAAAAGTGGGAAATCAAAAACAGCAGGATCTCCATGGCGGTAACGCCTCAAAGTGATTACTGGAGAATCTCACACTATGGTTTTACCGTTGATGATGCCCCTTTTTATTACACTACCTACGGAGGAGAATTTGAAGCAAAGGTAAAAATATCGGGGGATTATAAGGCCCGATTTGATCAGGCGGGCCTGATGCTGAGAATTGACAAGGAAAATTATATCAAGGCAGGAATTGAATTTGTGGACGGGAAGTATAATCTGAGCACCGTGGTCACCCATACGACAAGCGACTGGAGTGTGATCACCTTAGACAAAACGCCTCCTGCAGTCTGGATAAAAGCAGTCAGAAGACTGGATGCTGTTGAACTGTTCTATTCTTTTGATGATAAAAATTATGTCATGATGAGAAACGCCCATTTACAGGATAACAGTCCGGTGATGGTAGGTTTAATGGCAGCATGTCCGGACGGAAAAGGCTTTACCGCTGCTTTCGAACATTTCAAAGTAAAGCACCTTCCGGATGAACGACGTTTGAAGTGGCTGGAGACTCATCAATAA
- a CDS encoding response regulator transcription factor, giving the protein MEIIEKLNKTLLSKSLKTCRLDIDTYKQAALMYSRIENAVAVLSDMQENRSYVYSSETAKELGLTFKNNPLEIPSIWEEEILKRIHPDDKLEKYIHELRFFEMVDSLKCEERSAYHVLSRIRMKDKDDQYRSVTHKMFYVYSPDNEKLRFTICLYTVSIDQTPVQGPEFLIVNAVKGKVIIEDQVNYKNILSARELEVLRYVGEGFTSKEIADTLSISINTVSRHRQNIIEKLNVKNSVQAFKDSLY; this is encoded by the coding sequence ATGGAGATCATTGAAAAGCTCAATAAAACATTACTGAGTAAAAGTCTGAAAACGTGCCGGCTGGATATCGATACTTACAAACAGGCTGCATTAATGTATTCCCGGATCGAGAATGCGGTGGCGGTGCTGAGCGACATGCAGGAAAACAGGAGTTATGTTTATTCGTCCGAGACTGCCAAAGAACTGGGCCTTACATTTAAAAATAACCCATTGGAGATTCCTTCCATATGGGAAGAAGAAATCCTGAAAAGGATCCACCCGGATGATAAGCTTGAGAAGTATATTCATGAATTGCGCTTCTTTGAAATGGTAGATTCTTTAAAGTGTGAGGAGCGTTCAGCGTATCATGTCCTGTCACGGATCCGGATGAAGGATAAAGATGATCAGTACAGATCAGTTACCCATAAAATGTTTTACGTATATTCTCCCGATAATGAAAAGCTAAGATTTACCATTTGTCTTTATACGGTTTCGATCGACCAGACTCCGGTTCAGGGCCCCGAATTTTTAATCGTTAATGCTGTTAAAGGTAAGGTAATCATTGAGGATCAGGTAAACTATAAAAATATTTTATCCGCGAGAGAGCTCGAAGTTTTAAGGTACGTGGGAGAAGGCTTTACCAGTAAAGAGATTGCAGACACTCTGTCAATAAGTATCAATACGGTGAGCCGGCACAGGCAGAATATCATTGAAAAACTGAACGTTAAAAACTCGGTACAGGCATTCAAAGATAGTCTTTACTAA
- a CDS encoding aminotransferase class I/II-fold pyridoxal phosphate-dependent enzyme, protein MSIDFTTATFKDFENIPDHNMSQRAEIFYEFLNHMKSNGHMNYRLKNTTGTNSVVNVDIRNQEKDYVSFVSSDYLGFTQHPKVKQAAIEGIEKYGTGTGATPLIGGYFDYHNKLEKKISSFFGRNEDEAAIFTTGYTANSATLQALLQKEDIAILDMAVHASVHEGCAFTNKKTFPHNNLEALEHILKISEGQYRTKLVVIDGVYSQDGDTSHVKEIYALVKKYNAFLMVDDVHGVGILGKTGRGTLEDTDLLDKVDIITGTFSKTFGNLGGYVIADKKIAAFVRFQSRQQIFSATAPPSSLGIIKAIDLIDEEPEWREKLWWNINYFKKGLNDLGLDTGTTCSAIVPVKIGILM, encoded by the coding sequence ATGAGCATTGACTTTACAACAGCGACGTTTAAGGATTTTGAGAATATTCCGGACCATAATATGTCCCAGAGGGCTGAGATATTTTATGAGTTCCTGAATCATATGAAATCAAATGGTCACATGAATTACAGACTTAAAAATACCACCGGTACCAATTCTGTAGTGAATGTAGATATCAGGAATCAGGAAAAAGATTACGTAAGTTTCGTTTCCAGTGATTATTTGGGATTTACCCAGCATCCAAAAGTAAAACAGGCTGCGATAGAGGGAATCGAAAAATACGGAACAGGAACGGGAGCGACACCGCTTATTGGGGGTTATTTTGACTATCACAATAAGCTGGAAAAAAAAATATCTTCCTTTTTTGGAAGAAATGAAGACGAAGCAGCGATCTTCACAACAGGATATACAGCCAATAGTGCTACACTGCAGGCTTTGCTGCAGAAAGAAGATATCGCAATTTTAGATATGGCTGTCCACGCCAGCGTACATGAAGGATGTGCTTTTACCAATAAAAAAACATTTCCTCATAATAACCTGGAGGCTTTGGAACACATTTTGAAGATTTCAGAAGGCCAGTACCGTACAAAACTTGTGGTAATCGACGGTGTATATTCACAGGATGGTGATACATCTCATGTGAAAGAGATTTATGCACTGGTGAAAAAATACAATGCGTTCCTGATGGTGGATGATGTACATGGGGTTGGTATTCTTGGTAAGACAGGGAGGGGAACGCTGGAAGATACGGATCTGCTGGACAAAGTGGATATCATTACCGGGACTTTCAGCAAAACCTTTGGAAATCTTGGCGGATATGTCATTGCAGATAAAAAAATTGCAGCCTTTGTGAGATTCCAGTCCCGTCAGCAGATTTTTTCTGCCACAGCACCTCCTTCATCCTTAGGCATCATCAAAGCGATTGATCTGATTGATGAGGAACCGGAATGGCGGGAAAAGCTCTGGTGGAATATTAATTATTTCAAAAAGGGGCTAAATGACCTTGGATTGGATACAGGAACTACCTGTTCGGCTATTGTACCGGTAAAAATAGGGATCCTTATGTAA
- a CDS encoding TetR/AcrR family transcriptional regulator: MPRKVVQGPIRDKEKTKQKLLAAVGKILRVKGYSGLKVSKIAAVAGFDKKLIYEYFGSTEKLIDEYIRSQDYWSKINQNIEVDLSDGGQELSKLAVLNQFESLKKNKELQKIILWELSESKPMLRKLVEQREEAGGMLFENITDPYFGEDATRYRAIMALIISGAYYLNLYTGYNANKFCGIDMKSDEGRQEVEKAIVELIDFAYQKK, translated from the coding sequence ATGCCTAGAAAAGTAGTGCAAGGCCCGATAAGGGATAAGGAAAAAACCAAACAAAAGCTTCTTGCAGCCGTTGGAAAAATTTTAAGAGTTAAAGGGTATTCAGGACTTAAAGTAAGTAAAATTGCAGCCGTTGCAGGTTTTGATAAAAAACTGATTTATGAGTATTTCGGAAGCACCGAAAAACTGATCGATGAGTATATCAGGTCTCAGGATTACTGGAGTAAAATCAATCAGAATATTGAAGTGGATCTTTCAGATGGCGGTCAGGAACTATCTAAACTGGCGGTGTTAAACCAATTTGAAAGTTTAAAGAAAAATAAAGAACTTCAGAAGATTATTCTTTGGGAACTTTCCGAAAGTAAACCCATGCTCAGAAAATTAGTGGAACAGCGCGAAGAGGCAGGAGGAATGTTGTTTGAAAATATCACCGATCCCTACTTTGGCGAAGATGCTACGAGATACCGGGCAATTATGGCCCTTATCATTTCAGGAGCGTATTACTTAAATCTTTACACCGGTTATAATGCCAATAAGTTTTGTGGCATTGATATGAAAAGTGACGAGGGCAGACAGGAGGTTGAAAAAGCAATCGTTGAACTTATAGACTTTGCGTATCAGAAAAAATAA
- the dnaX gene encoding DNA polymerase III subunit gamma/tau, giving the protein MENFIVSARKYRPQEFDTVVGQSHITDTLEHAIEENQLAQALLFCGPRGVGKTTCARILARKINEKDGSVSEDGFAYNIYELDAASNNSVDDIRELIDQVRFAPQVGKYKVYIIDEVHMLSSAAFNAFLKTLEEPPAHAIFILATTEKHKIIPTILSRCQIYDFKRITIENIQGHLKTIAQKEHIQYEDDALYLIAQKADGALRDALSIFDRLSTFSQKNITLAKAAEVLNILDYDQYLTIVDLSKENKIPEVLSAFNEIVRKGFDPHIFIAGLGNHFRDLMMAQNESTIDLIEVGEQTKIKFVQQARDWNAQQLIDAIEICNHADINYKNSKNPRLTVEIALMQLSSLTANGDVTKKKVLNTGTVSP; this is encoded by the coding sequence ATGGAAAATTTCATCGTATCTGCAAGAAAATATCGTCCCCAGGAGTTTGATACTGTTGTGGGGCAATCTCATATTACAGATACCTTAGAACATGCAATTGAAGAAAACCAGTTGGCTCAGGCCTTACTGTTTTGCGGACCCCGTGGTGTAGGAAAAACGACCTGTGCCAGGATTCTGGCCAGGAAGATTAATGAAAAAGACGGTTCTGTCTCAGAAGATGGCTTTGCTTATAATATTTATGAATTAGATGCTGCGTCCAATAACTCTGTCGATGACATTCGTGAATTGATCGACCAGGTACGCTTTGCGCCTCAGGTTGGTAAATACAAAGTATACATTATCGATGAGGTTCATATGCTGTCTTCTGCTGCCTTTAATGCATTCCTTAAGACCCTTGAGGAACCGCCTGCGCATGCCATTTTTATTCTGGCAACTACAGAAAAGCATAAGATCATTCCCACGATCTTATCACGTTGCCAGATCTATGATTTCAAGCGGATTACCATTGAAAACATTCAGGGGCATCTGAAAACAATTGCGCAGAAAGAGCATATTCAGTACGAAGATGATGCGCTGTATCTTATTGCTCAGAAAGCAGATGGAGCATTAAGGGACGCGCTTTCAATTTTTGACAGGCTGTCTACGTTTTCACAGAAAAATATTACCCTGGCCAAGGCGGCAGAGGTATTAAATATTCTGGATTACGATCAGTATCTTACGATCGTAGATCTTTCCAAAGAGAATAAGATTCCGGAAGTGCTTTCTGCTTTCAATGAAATTGTAAGAAAAGGTTTCGATCCTCATATTTTTATTGCCGGCCTCGGAAACCATTTCAGGGATTTAATGATGGCACAGAACGAATCTACCATAGATCTCATAGAAGTGGGAGAGCAGACCAAAATTAAGTTTGTTCAGCAGGCCCGGGACTGGAATGCCCAACAGCTTATCGATGCTATTGAGATCTGTAATCATGCGGACATCAATTATAAGAATTCTAAAAACCCAAGATTAACGGTGGAGATTGCATTGATGCAATTGTCTTCTTTGACGGCTAATGGAGACGTTACAAAAAAAAAAGTTCTTAATACGGGCACCGTTTCTCCATGA